The DNA window CGAAGAGAAACGAAAAATAAAAAAGTTCAAAAAATAACACAAAAACTTTATACAAATGGCTTTACATCTGATATAATAAGAAAGGTGTTTGACATATTTTTCGAAGACTATGAGGATGAAAATGAAGATGAAATATTGGATGAGCATTTTAGAAGAGCTTATCAAAGTTATAGTCGTAGATATGAAGGATATGCACTTAAACAAAAGCTGATTGAAAAGCTAATAAGGGATGGTTTTTCGTACTATACAGCTAAAGACTACGTAGAAAAACAAGATTTGTAAAGGAAGAATAAAATGGATAAAAGAAACGAAAGGCAAAAGAAAATAAGGAATTTTTCTATAATTGCACATATTGACCACGGGAAATCAACTCTTGCGGACAGGATTCTAGAGAAAACAAAAGCGTTAGAACAACGTGAAATGAAAGCACAACTTCTTGACTCAATGGATATTGAGCGTGAAAGAGGTATTACAATTAAACTTAATGCAGTTCAATTACAATATACTGCTAAAAATGGAGAAGAGTACATTTTCCACTTAATCGATACACCGGGACACGTAGACTTTACATATGAAGTATCACGTTCTCTAGCAGCGTGTGAAGGGGCTATTTTAGTAGTCGATGCTGCTCAAGGTATTGAAGCACAAACTTTAGCTAACGTATACTTAGCACTAGATAATAATTTAGAAATTATTCCAATTATTAACAAAATCGACTTACCTGCTGCAGATCCTGAGAAGGTTAAGACTGAGATTGAAGATGTAATTGGATTACCAACAGACGATATCGTACTAGCTTCTGCTAAGGCGGGTATTGGTATTGATGAAATCTTAGAACAAATCGTAGAATATATTCCAGCGCCGTCTGGAGATGCTGGTGAGCCGCTGCAAGCATTGATCTTTGACTCTTTATACGATGCGTATAGAGGAGTTATCGTTTCAGTACGTATTAAGAACGGTACTGTAAAAGCTGGAGATAAGATTAAGATGATGGCTACTGGTGGTGTGTTTGAGGTAACTGAGGTTGGTATTCATACACCTAAAGAAAAAATCGTTGATGAACTTACTGCAGGTGATGTAGGATTCATCTGTGCATCTATTAAAAATGTAAGTGAAACTCGTGTAGGGGATACAATCACATTAGCGAATAATCCAGCTAAAGAAGCATTACCGGGATATAGAAAATTAAATCCAATGGTATTCTGTGGATTATATCCAATCGATTCATCAAAATATAATGACTTACGTGAAGCATTAGAAAAATTAGAACTTAATGACTCTGCGTTACAATATGAAGCGGAAACTTCTCAAGCACTTGGATTTGGATTTAGATGTGGATTCTTAGGAATGTTACACATGGAAATCATTCAAGAGCGTATTGAGCGTGAATTTAACATTGATATCATCGCTACTGCACCATCGGTTATTTACAAAGTTGAAAAAACTGACGGAACTATGGTAGATGTTTCCAACCCATCAGAAATGCCAGATCCACAGAAAATCAATAAGATTACTGAGCCATTTGTTAAGGCGAGTATTATGGTACCAAATGACTATGTAGGTGCTGTTATGGATCTTTGTCAGAAGAAACGTGGTATCTTCTTAAATATGGAATATATCGATGATACAAGGGTTAATATTACTTATGATATTCCTTTATCAGAAATCGTTTTTGATTTCTTCGATCAACTTAAATCTAATACAAAAGGATATGCATCATTCGACTATGAATTAACAGGATATAAAGATAGTAACCTTGTTAAGATGGATATTCTATTAAATGGTGAACAAGTCGATGCTTTAAGCTTCATCGTTCACAGAGAATTTGCTTACCAACGTGGTAAAGTTATTGTAGAAAAACTTAAAAAACTTATTCCAAAACAACAATTCGAGATTCCTATCCAAGCTGCAATTGGAAATAAAATTATCTCTCGTGAAACTATTAAAGCGATGCGTAAAAACGTTCTTGCTAAATGTTACGGAGGGGATATCAGTAGGAAACGTAAGCTATTAGAGAAACAGAAAAAAGGTAAAGAGAGAATGAAAGCTGTAGGTAGCGTAGAGGTTCCTCAAGATGCCTTCATGGCTGTTCTGAAAATGGATGAAGAATAATGAAAAGTTATCCACGCGGAGTATATATTCATATTCCATTTTGTAAGTATATTTGTTCATACTGTGATTTCAATAAGTTTTATATACAAAGACAACCTGTCGACAAGTATATAGATTGCTTAATCAAAGAAATTGAGAGTATGGAAAATATTCAAAATGTTGAAACTATTTATATTGGTGGTGGAACACCAAGTGCATTAAGTGACGAACAACTTCATCGTTTACTAACTGCATTAAGAAATAAAATTCCACAACAACTGCGTGAATTTACTTTTGAAGCTAACCCTGAGGATCTTGTTGATTCTCGGGTTGCTTTGGTAAAGGGCTACGGAGTTGATAGAATTAGCATGGGGGTTCAGACTTTTAATAACGAGTTGTTAAAAATTCTTGGACGAGGTCATGTTGCGGATGATGTAGATATGGCGA is part of the Gemella haemolysans ATCC 10379 genome and encodes:
- the lepA gene encoding translation elongation factor 4 gives rise to the protein MDKRNERQKKIRNFSIIAHIDHGKSTLADRILEKTKALEQREMKAQLLDSMDIERERGITIKLNAVQLQYTAKNGEEYIFHLIDTPGHVDFTYEVSRSLAACEGAILVVDAAQGIEAQTLANVYLALDNNLEIIPIINKIDLPAADPEKVKTEIEDVIGLPTDDIVLASAKAGIGIDEILEQIVEYIPAPSGDAGEPLQALIFDSLYDAYRGVIVSVRIKNGTVKAGDKIKMMATGGVFEVTEVGIHTPKEKIVDELTAGDVGFICASIKNVSETRVGDTITLANNPAKEALPGYRKLNPMVFCGLYPIDSSKYNDLREALEKLELNDSALQYEAETSQALGFGFRCGFLGMLHMEIIQERIEREFNIDIIATAPSVIYKVEKTDGTMVDVSNPSEMPDPQKINKITEPFVKASIMVPNDYVGAVMDLCQKKRGIFLNMEYIDDTRVNITYDIPLSEIVFDFFDQLKSNTKGYASFDYELTGYKDSNLVKMDILLNGEQVDALSFIVHREFAYQRGKVIVEKLKKLIPKQQFEIPIQAAIGNKIISRETIKAMRKNVLAKCYGGDISRKRKLLEKQKKGKERMKAVGSVEVPQDAFMAVLKMDEE